From Erigeron canadensis isolate Cc75 chromosome 8, C_canadensis_v1, whole genome shotgun sequence, one genomic window encodes:
- the LOC122578423 gene encoding sterol 14-demethylase, with the protein MEIDPKLLNVATLLIATVLAAKIISTFLIPRSRKRLPPVVKAWPIIGGLLRFLKGPIIMLKQEYPKLGSVFTLNLLNKNITFLIGPEVSAHFFKASESDLSQQEVYQFNVPTFGPGVVFDVDYSVRQEQFRFFTEALRVNKLKAYVDQMVFEAEEYFSKWGDSGEVDLKYELEKLIILTASRCLLGEEVRNKLFDDVSALFHDLDNGMLPISVIFPYLPIPAHRRRDQAREKLAHIFSTIINSRKQSGKCENDMLQCFIDSKYKNGRPTTESEVTGLLIAALFAGQHTSSITSTWTGAYLLCNPKHMAAVIDEQKNILQNHGEKIDHDILSEMNVLYRCIKEALRLHPPLIMLLRSSHCDFSVTTKEGKEYDIPKGHIVATSPAFANRLPHVFKDPDTYDPDRFCPGREEDKAAGAFSYISFGGGRHGCLGEPFAYLQIKAIWSHLLRNFELELVSPFPETDWNAMVVGVKGKVMVRYKRKVLA; encoded by the exons ATGGAAATCGATCCAAAATTACTAAACGTGGCGACACTCCTAATCGCCACCGTACTCGCAGCCAAAATCATCTCAACATTCTTAATCCCCAGATCTCGCAAACGTCTGCCCCCAGTCGTCAAAGCATGGCCAATCATCGGGGGCCTATTACGTTTCTTAAAAGGTCCCATTATCATGCTTAAACAAGAATACCCAAAACTAGGAAGTGTGTTTACACTTAATCTGTTGAATAAAAATATCACCTTTTTAATTGGGCCTGAGGTTTCGGCCCATTTCTTTAAAGCTTCTGAATCAGATCTGAGTCAGCAAGAAGTTTACCAGTTTAATGTACCCACATTTGGGCCTGGCGTTGTTTTCGATGTTGATTATTCTGTTAGGCAAGAACAGTTCAGGTTTTTTACTGAGGCTTTGAGGGTTAATAAACTTAAAGCTTATGTAGATCAGATGGTTTTTGAAGCTGAG GAATATTTCTCAAAATGGGGTGACAGTGGTGAAGTGGACTTAAAATATGAACTAGAAAAGCTCATCATTCTTACAGCCAGTAGATGTCTATTGGGTGAGGAAGTTCGTAACAAGCTTTTTGATGATGTGTCTGCTCTTTTTCACGATCTTGATAATGGTATGCTTCCAATCAGTGTCATCTTCCCATACCTCCCCATCCCCGCCCACCGTCGCCGTGATCAAGCCCGCGAGAAACTTGCACATATCTTTTCCACCATCATTAATTCTCGAAAACAAAGCGGGAAATGTGAAAACGACATGTTGCAGTGTTTTATCGACTCCAAATACAAAAACGGCCGCCCCACCACTGAATCTGAGGTCACTGGACTTCTCATTGCTGCCCTATTTGCTGGCCAGCACACGAGTTCTATAACCTCCACTTGGACTGGAGCATACCTCCTATGCAACCCGAAACACATGGCAGCTGTTATCGATgagcaaaaaaatatattgcaGAATCATGgtgaaaagatcgatcatgatATTTTGTCGGAGATGAATGTGCTATATAGATGCATAAAGGAAGCATTGAGACTACACCCGCCACTAATCATGTTGCTACGCAGCTCTCACTGCGATTTCAGTGTCACCACAAAAGAAGGGAAAGAATACGACATTCCAAAGGGACACATAGTTGCCACGTCACCTGCATTTGCCAATCGACTGCCACATGTGTTCAAGGATCCCGACACATATGACCCAGATAGATTTTGCCCAGGTAGAGAAGAAGACAAGGCTGCAGGGGCGTTTTCCTATATTTCTTTTGGTGGTGGTAGACATGGTTGCTTAGGAGAACCCTTTGCTTATCTGCAAATTAAAGCAATTTGGAGCCATTTGTTGAGAAATTTTGAGTTGGAATTGGTTTCTCCCTTTCCAGAGACGGACTGGAATGCTATGGTGGTTGGTGTCAAAGGGAAGGTCATGGTCCGTTATAAACGAAAAGTACTAGCCTGA
- the LOC122611303 gene encoding peptidyl-prolyl cis-trans isomerase FKBP19, chloroplastic, protein MVFGVVVGSLPSFFSPKLSSSSKWVHNQTKSFRILSSSLADARGSLDNDDDKLSKLDRRKLLVSSVGLLAGSSLGNGVALASNFAEMPALKGKDYGKTKMKFPDYAETSSGLQYKDLRPGNGPTPKKGDIVVVDWDGYTIGYYGRIFEARNKTKGGSFEGDDKSFYRFRLGTHEVIPAFEEAVMGMSLGGIRRIIVPPDLGYPDNDYNKSGPRPTTFSGQRALSFVLKNQGLIDKTLLFDIELLNIIPN, encoded by the exons ATGGTGTTTGGAGTTGTAGTTGGATCTCTTCCATCTTTTTTCAGCCCAAAGCTTTCGTCTTCATCG AAATGGGTGCACAACCAAACTAAATCATTCCGGATTTTATCATCTTCCTTAGCAG ATGCTAGGGGCTCGTtggataatgatgatgataaattgTCTAAATTAGATCGAAGAAAATTGTTAGTGTCGTCTGTGGGGTTGTTAGCAGGAAGCTCTTTAGGAAATGGAGTTGCTTTGGCATCTAATTTCGCCGAAA TGCCGGCCTTAAAGGGGAAGGATTATGGAAAAACAAAGATGAAGTTTCCGGATTATGCTGAAACAAGCTCAGGACTACAATATAAG GACTTGAGACCAGGAAATGGCCCAACGCCAAAGAAAGGAGACATTGTAGTG gtTGATTGGGATGGCTACACAATTGGATATTATGGCCGAATATTTGAAGCTAGAAACAAAACCAAAGGTGGTTCCTTTGAG GGAGACGACAAGTCCTTTTACAGATTCCGACTAGGTACCCATGAG GTGATCCCAGCTTTTGAGGAAGCTGTTATGGGAATGTCTTTGGGTGGCATTAGAAG GATCATTGTGCCCCCTGACCTAGGATACCCAGATAATGATTATAACAAGAGTGGTCCGAGACCAACAACATTTTCG GGCCAAAGAGCACTCAGTTTCGTGCTGAAGAACCAAGGATTGATCGATAAGACCCTGTTGTTTGACATCGAGCTTTTAAACATCATTCCCAACTGA
- the LOC122609962 gene encoding transaldolase: MASISKLPSPATTLKSSPLLSKPPLVAAVSLGFPARFSPSSSRLSLRSSSPLAASLIVRCSQNGGNGSHVKRTTLHDLYEKEGQSPWYDNLCRPVTDLIPLIESGVRGVTSNPAIFQKAISTSNAYNDQFRELVQGGKDIVSAYWELVVKDIQDACRLFEPIYDETDGGDGYVSVEVSPLLADDTQGTVDAAKWLHKVVDRPNVYIKIPATAACVPSIKDVISLGISVNVTLIFSLSRYEAVIDAYLDGLEASGLDDLSRVTSVASFFVSRVDTLVDKMLEKIGTPEALDLRGKAANAQAALAFQLYQKKFSGPRWEALVKKGAKKQRLLWASTSVKNPAYPDTLYVAPLVGPDTVSTMPDQALLAFIDHGTVGRTIDANVSEAEGIYSALEKLGIDWGFVGSQLELEGVDSFKKAFDSLLDSLQEKANSLKLVSL, from the exons ATGGCTTCCATTTCTAAGCTTCCATCTCCGGCTACCACCCTAAAGTCTTCCCCTTTACTCTCAAAACCACCTCTTGTCGCCGCCGTCTCTCTGGGTTTTCCGGCAAGATTTTCACCTTCTTCTTCCCGGTTGTCCCTTCGCTCCAGTTCTCCTCTAGCTGCCTCTTTGAT TGTGAGATGTAGTCAAAATGGTGGAAACGGAAGCCATGTGAAGAGAACAACCCTTCATGATCTTTATGAGAAGGAAGGGCAAAGCCCATGGTATGATAACTTATGTCGTCCTGTTACCGATCTTATTCCCCTAATTGAAAGTGGTGTGAGAGGTGTTACAAGTAACCCAGCG ATCTTTCAAAAAGCGATATCAACCTCAAATGCTTACAATGATCAATTCAG GGAACTTGTACAGGGAGGAAAAGACATTGTAAGCGCATATTGGGAACTTGTCGTGAAAGATATTCAAGATGCTTGCAGACTATTTGAGCCAATTTACGATGAAACAGATGGTGGTGATGGTTATGTCTCTGTTGAGGTTTCACCCCTGCTTGCTGATGATACCCAAGGAACTGTTGATGCTGCAAAATGGTTGCACAAAGTGGTTGATCGTCCAAATGTATACATCAAAATCCCTGCAACTGCAGCATGTGTTCCTTCAATTAAAGACGTTATATCCTTGGGAATAAGTGTTAATGTGACT CTCATATTCTCCTTATCTAGATATGAGGCAGTTATTGATGCTTATTTGGATGGGTTGGAGGCTTCAGGTCTTGATGATCTATCTAGAGTCACAAGTGTGGCTTCTTTCTTTGTAAGTCGAGTAGACACACTTGTCGACAAAATGCTCGAGAAGATTGGGACACCAGAGGCACTTGACCTTCGAGGAAAG GCTGCAAATGCACAAGCAGCTCTAGCTTTCCAACTTTACCAGAAGAAATTCTCAGGTCCAAGATGGGAAGCCCTTGTGAAGAAAGGTGCTAAGAAGCAAAGGCTGCTCTGGGCTTCAACTAGTGTCAAGAACCCAGCATACCCCGACACCCTTTATGTAGCCCCACTTGTTGGGCCTGACACG GTCTCAACAATGCCTGATCAAGCTCTGCTAGCATTCATTGACCACGGTACTGTTGGAAGGACAATTGATGCAAATGTATCAGAGGCTGAAGGTATTTACAGTGCACTCGAGAAGTTGGGGATCGACTGGGGCTTTGTTGGGTCTCAGCTGGAGCTGGAAGGAGTAGATTCTTTCAAGAAAGCCTTTGATAGCCTGCTTGATAGCCTTCAAGAAAAGGCCAATTCTCTCAAATTAGTGAGCCTGTAA